Proteins encoded by one window of Lutibacter sp. A64:
- a CDS encoding IS3 family transposase (programmed frameshift): MSKTKRYDKEFKIMLVELMLSGQSAEDLGKEYGVHSASIRSWKRSYLSNRESFTGSGTPSLTPEEKEIRELKRRLRDAEMERDNLKKGGEHLLQERQVKYRFINKHSTNYPVEKMCKLLKISRNSYYQWLRNSSIIRVSKTRILKAKIYQIWKTNRKVYGSYKITKTLARAGYHYHPSYISRLMQQMGIRSQSKRKYVVTTNSNHNYNISPNILNRNFNIKELGKVWVSDITYIRCKDKWIYLTTMIDLADRKIVGWSLSNDMTVENTVYKAWARARKNRPISDDFIFHSDRGVQYASGKMTAIFRHNKKINQSMSRKGNCWDNAVAESFFKTIKCELIYRRSFKTFIQAYSQIDSYIHWYNTKRIHQSLDYLTPLEMEIILKNIKTKRAA; this comes from the exons ATGAGTAAAACAAAAAGGTACGACAAGGAATTTAAGATTATGTTAGTAGAATTAATGCTCTCAGGTCAGAGTGCAGAAGATTTGGGGAAAGAATATGGTGTCCATTCTGCAAGTATACGCAGTTGGAAAAGATCCTATTTATCAAACCGAGAATCTTTTACAGGTTCAGGAACTCCGAGCTTAACACCAGAAGAAAAAGAGATTCGAGAATTGAAAAGGCGTCTTAGAGATGCTGAGATGGAGAGGGATA ATCTTAAAAAAGGCGGTGAGCATCTTCTCCAAGAACGACAGGTAAAGTACAGGTTTATAAATAAACACAGTACCAACTATCCTGTTGAGAAGATGTGTAAACTTTTAAAAATTAGTAGAAATTCTTATTATCAATGGCTAAGAAATAGTAGTATTATCAGAGTCTCTAAAACAAGAATACTTAAAGCGAAAATTTATCAAATATGGAAAACAAATCGTAAAGTATATGGTAGTTATAAAATCACTAAAACCTTAGCTAGAGCGGGATATCATTATCATCCATCGTATATTTCAAGACTTATGCAGCAAATGGGAATTAGAAGCCAATCTAAAAGAAAATATGTAGTTACAACGAATTCTAATCATAATTATAACATCAGTCCTAATATATTGAATAGGAATTTCAACATAAAAGAACTTGGTAAGGTTTGGGTTTCTGATATTACCTACATTCGATGTAAAGACAAATGGATTTATTTAACTACTATGATAGATTTAGCTGATAGAAAGATTGTTGGATGGTCTTTAAGCAATGATATGACTGTAGAAAATACAGTTTATAAAGCCTGGGCAAGAGCTAGAAAAAACAGACCCATTTCAGATGATTTTATTTTTCATTCTGATAGAGGGGTTCAATATGCGTCAGGTAAAATGACTGCTATTTTTAGGCATAATAAAAAGATAAATCAAAGTATGAGTAGAAAAGGTAATTGTTGGGATAATGCAGTAGCTGAATCATTTTTTAAAACAATTAAATGCGAATTAATTTACAGAAGATCATTCAAAACCTTTATCCAGGCATATAGTCAAATAGATAGTTATATTCATTGGTATAATACTAAAAGAATACATCAGTCTTTAGACTATTTAACTCCTCTAGAAATGGAA